CCGAGCCCGAAGGCGATCAGGGTCCCGATCGTCAGGGCCGCGATGACAAGGTACGTGCTCGCAACCGAGAAGATCGGCCGCGCGACGACGGCGCTGAAGCCCACACCGATAGCCGCGACGACCCCGACCTCCAGAACCAGGATGCCGAGAGAGGCGAGGATCACGCCCGGGTTCAGCCCGCCGGCCGCGGTGGCGACCACCAGGAACGGCGCCGCCACGACGAGGAACGCGAGGCCGGAGATCCACGCGGCGAGGAACTTGCCGATCACGATCTCGGCCGTCGTGACGAGGGTCACCTGGACGGGCGCGAGGGTCGCGGCATCCCGATCCCCGTTCAGAGCGCTGCCGCTGAGGGTCGGAGACACCAGCAGCACCAGCAGCATGACCAGCATGATCACGAGCGAGAAGAACCACTCGTTGCCCCCGCTGGCGAGTGCGAAGGACGCGAACGACAGAGCGAGGACGGCCATCAGGATGACGAAGAACACCCCGAGCAGCACGTACCACCCCACGGAGCGCACGCGCTGACGGAGTTCGATGCCGATCACTGTGCCGAGACGGTGGAGGTTCATGCGGGGCTCCCCTCGCCGCCGGGACCGACCCTCAGATCGAGGAAGGCGTGTTCGAGGTCTCCCACCGCGGGGGCGAACTCGACGACCGGAACGCCCGCGCCGACCAGCGCGCGGAGCCCCGCGACGGCGCCCGCCTCATCGGCGAACGGCACGAGCAGGTCGCGGCGATCAACCCCGATCTCGTCGGGGGCGC
This portion of the Microbacterium testaceum StLB037 genome encodes:
- a CDS encoding ABC transporter permease yields the protein MNLHRLGTVIGIELRQRVRSVGWYVLLGVFFVILMAVLALSFASFALASGGNEWFFSLVIMLVMLLVLLVSPTLSGSALNGDRDAATLAPVQVTLVTTAEIVIGKFLAAWISGLAFLVVAAPFLVVATAAGGLNPGVILASLGILVLEVGVVAAIGVGFSAVVARPIFSVASTYLVIAALTIGTLIAFGLGGLAVRSEQVSITRDFDWSAAPEGCDPGLWPRDTGCPSYEELPCVENRYTSEVPRFDRVWWVLAANPFVILADATPPTYVDGYPRDLFSQISYSVRLAQKAPETETRFDGCAAPDASWSNETPEDQLDGTVPSWFVGLLVQLIIAAGLLTWGIARTRTPAKRLPPGTRIA